A genome region from Eremothecium gossypii ATCC 10895 chromosome VII, complete sequence includes the following:
- the HOG1 gene encoding mitogen-activated protein kinase HOG1 (Syntenic homolog of Saccharomyces cerevisiae YLR113W (HOG1)), protein MWRARTMASQEEFYRTQIFGTVFEITNRYADLNPVGMGAFGLVCSAVDTYTQQPVAIKKIMKPFSTAVLAKRTYRELKLLKHLRHENLICLEDIFLSPLEDIYFVTELQGTDLHRLLQTRPLEKQFLQYFLYQILRGLKYVHSAGVIHRDLKPSNILINENCDLKICDFGLARIQDPQMTGYVSTRYYRAPEIMLTWQKYNVEVDIWSAGCIFAEMIEGKPLFPGKDHVHQFSIITDLLGSPPKDVIDTICSENTLKFVTSLPHRDPVPFTERFKNLKPDAVDLLEKMLVFDPKKRITAGDALTHPYLAPYHDPTDEPVADAKFDWNFNDADLPVDTWRVMMYSEILDFHQVPDSQINPNDTFDDQVAAATAAAEAARQQQQQKQQQQKQQQQRHQGVEHGAQHVQLQHGAKQLSADPLVGDSNGGIPLNVSAANETLNNFANQAAQYATDFE, encoded by the coding sequence ATGTGGCGAGCAAGGACGATGGCGAGCCAAGAGGAGTTCTACCGGACGCAGATCTTCGGGACAGTGTTCGAGATCACGAACCGGTATGCAGACCTGAACCCGGTGGGGATGGGCGCGTTCGGGCTGGTGTGCTCTGCGGTGGACACGTACACGCAGCAGCCGGTGGCGATTAAGAAGATCATGAAGCCGTTCTCGACGGCGGTGCTGGCGAAGCGGACGTACCGGgagctgaagctgctgaagcACCTGCGGCACGAGAACCTGATATGCCTGGAGGATATCTTCCTGTCGCCGCTGGAGGACATCTACTTTGTGACGGAGCTGCAGGGCACGGACCTGCACCGGCTGCTGCAGACGCGGCCGCTGGAGAAGCAGTTTCTGCAGTACTTTCTGTACCAGATCCTGCGGGGGCTGAAGTACGTGCACTCCGCGGGCGTGATACACCGCGACCTGAAGCCCAGCAACATCCTGATCAACGAGAACTGCGATCTGAAGATCTGCGACTTTGGGCTTGCGCGCATCCAGGACCCGCAGATGACGGGCTACGTGTCGACGCGCTACTACCGCGCGCCGGAGATCATGCTGACATGGCAGAAGTACAACGTGGAGGTGGACATCTGGTCCGCGGGCTGCATATTTGCGGAAATGATCGAGGGCAAGCCGCTGTTCCCGGGCAAGGACCACGTGCACCAGTTCTCGATCATTACCGACCTGCTGGGCTCCCCGCCGAAAGATGTCATTGACACCATTTGCTCCGAGAACACCCTGAAGTTTGTGACGTCGCTCCCCCACCGCGATCCTGTTCCGTTCACAGAGCGTTTCAAGAATCTGAAACCCGACGCTGTGGATTTGTTGGAGAAAATGCTTGTCTTCGACCCCAAAAAGAGAATCACAGCGGGCGACGCTCTGACTCATCCCTATCTGGCGCCCTACCACGATCCGACTGACGAGCCGGTTGCAGACGCCAAGTTCGATTGGAACTTCAACGATGCAGACCTCCCGGTTGACACATGGCGTGTTATGATGTACTCCGAGATTCTCGATTTTCACCAGGTACCAGACTCGCAAATCAATCCAAACGATACATTTGACGATCAGGTAGCTGCTGCAACCGCCGCTGCCGAGGCTGCCAGGcaacaacagcagcagaagcagcagcagcagaaacagcagcagcaacgTCATCAGGGTGTGGAGCATGGTGCACAACACGTACAACTGCAACATGGTGCCAAGCAGCTTTCTGCCGACCCCCTAGTCGGTGACTCCAATGGCGGAATTCCTCTAAACGTCTCCGCTGCTAATGAGACATTGAATAACTTTGCAAATCAGGCTGCACAGTACGCTACGGACTTCGAGTAA
- the CCW12 gene encoding Ccw12p (Syntenic homolog of Saccharomyces cerevisiae YLR110C (CCW12) and YDR134C), giving the protein MQFSTVASIAAAAAVASAHANVTTATATRNQTTLVTITHCEDKTACTAHVSPALVSTATVTIDNVVTLSETWCPLSTTEAPKPPVSTAKPPASSNATVPPTETPVVSSFTGAAAKALPAAGALFAGAAALLL; this is encoded by the coding sequence ATGCAATTCTCCACCGTCGCTTCCATcgcagccgctgccgccgtcGCCTCCGCTCACGCCAACGTGACCACGGCCACCGCCACCAGAAACCAGACCACCTTGGTCACCATCACCCACTGTGAGGACAAGACCGCATGCACTGCGCACGTCTCTCCAGCTTTGGTCTCCACCGCCACCGTCACCATCGACAACGTTGTGACCTTGAGCGAGACCTGGTGCCCACTATCCACCACTGAGGCTCCTAAGCCACCAGTTTCCACCGCCAAGCCACCTGCTTCCTCCAACGCGACTGTTCCTCCAACTGAGACCCCAGTCGTCTCCTCCTTCACTGGTGCCGCTGCCAAGGCCCTaccagctgctggtgccttgttcgcgggcgctgctgctTTGTTGTTGTAA
- a CDS encoding AGR050Wp (Syntenic homolog of Saccharomyces cerevisiae YDR132C and YLR108C): protein MSERGEQFSMELPNVLPHENMYLVQIGHKLFRISGASLSSDSPSYFTEYFRRRGEEREVEEARDGKDILFIDRSPEVFELIYSHLQGYCITVRDELQYTMLFADAMYYSLPRLRDMLKHSEYYYTCIGGTSFKIPKDLLSAHGNSPNYFDVAVDSLYTGLEQMYLSRKPIRPPPQSPPYVARSPALFRDIIALLNGAEITMDDRKRNSLLKECRFYHFLNLEQRLLKAEVGYDPFYKSELITMQINDLSPKGIGVKAKSEKMAGCPGQEPEEPPAADSQDAPPAKRQRLCTDWHICSYMRPYLDSTPRDLIFQISAMDCIIYFNKRKKTIHVNIRGDTAIRFVSLFGSQMQQYGVSLDSYRDPALTDGLIIPCCVSVCDLTVNGIKCTNICSLIDECKITEKIPDFTRGDGCVPGLKLVLLKSMWRLGVKEGEIILVCIRGEAVTGVNEFHHNIKYL from the coding sequence ATGTCTGAGCGCGGGGAGCAGTTTTCCATGGAGCTACCCAACGTGCTGCCGCACGAGAATATGTACCTGGTGCAGATAGGCCACAAGCTGTTCCGCATCAGCGGGGCATCGCTGTCCTCGGACTCGCCGTCGTACTTCACGGAGTACTTCCGGCGGCGAGGGGAGGAGCGGGAGGTCGAGGAGGCGCGGGACGGCAAGGACATCCTGTTCATCGACCGGTCGCCGGAGGTGTTCGAGCTGATCTACAGCCACCTGCAGGGGTACTGCATCACGGTGCGGGACGAGCTGCAGTACACGATGCTGTTTGCGGACGCGATGTACTACAGCCtgccgcggctgcgggaCATGCTGAAGCACTCGGAGTACTACTACACGTGCATCGGGGGGACGTCGTTCAAGATACCCAAGGACCTGCTGAGCGCGCACGGGAACTCGCCGAACTACTTCGACGTGGCGGTGGACTCGCTGTACACGGGGCTGGAGCAGATGTACCTGTCGCGCAAGCCGAtccggccgccgccgcagtCGCCGCCGTACGTGGCGCGGTCGCCGGCGCTGTTCAGGGACATCATCGCGCTGCTCAACGGCGCGGAGATCACGATGGATGACCGCAAGCGCAACTCGCTGCTGAAGGAGTGCCGCTTCTACCACTTCCTGAACCTGGAGCAGCGGCTGCTCAAGGCGGAGGTCGGCTACGACCCGTTCTACAAGAGCGAGCTGATCACGATGCAGATCAACGACCTCAGCCCCAAGGGCATCGGCGTCAAGGCCAAGTCCGAGAAGATGGCGGGCTGCCCGGGGCAGGAGCCGGAGgagccgccggcggcggacTCGCAGGacgcgccgccggccaAGCGCCAGCGGCTGTGCACCGACTGGCACATCTGCAGCTACATGCGGCCCTACCTGGACTCGACCCCGCGCGACCTGATTTTCCAGATCAGCGCGATGGACTGCATCATATACTTCAACAAGCGCAAGAAGACCATCCACGTGAACATCCGCGGCGACACCGCCATCCGGTTTGTGTCCCTGTTCGGCAGCCAGATGCAACAGTACGGCGTCAGCCTGGACTCCTACCGCGACCCCGCACTGACCGACGGTCTCATCATCCCCTGCTGTGTTTCCGTCTGCGACCTGACGGTCAACGGCATCAAGTGCACCAACATCTGCTCGCTGATCGACGAGTGCAAGATCACGGAGAAGATCCCGGACTTCACGCGCGGCGACGGCTGCGTGCCCGGCCTCAAGCTGGTCCTCCTCAAGAGCATGTGGCGCCTGGGTGTGAAGGAGGGAGAGATCATCTTGGTCTGCATCAGGGGCGAGGCCGTCACGGGCGTCAACGAGTTCCACCACAACATCAAGTACCTCTGA
- the FIN1 gene encoding Fin1p (Syntenic homolog of Saccharomyces cerevisiae YDR130C (FIN1)), with the protein MQQPLNDISNREAATRGSDVFKRLAGSPMRRDGAAMDKPAMRLSPGKHAYQTSPKRLLAPEHLRSLTQSVDRHFFNTARATGRPGSRDAAFTASPTKGDGGFSNMTVAGGDGSLSRIRNRFSPVKERKPILASEQEDGAATRQNLLAKLQREEDVTQVTRRNTRQNSEASRYKVGKSQIVTRSRNVKFELPEDRMIAIELQNLKQLIHTLIERQDQLEDRLTRLEEQP; encoded by the coding sequence ATGCAGCAACCACTGAACGATATCAGCAACCGGGAGGCTGCAACCAGGGGGTCGGACGTGTTCAAGAGGCTGGCGGGGTCGCCGATGCGGAGGGATGGGGCAGCGATGGACAAGCCTGCCATGCGGCTCTCCCCCGGCAAGCACGCGTACCAGACGTCGCCCaagcggctgctggcacccGAGCACCTGCGGAGTCTGACACAGAGCGTGGACCGGCACTTTTTCAACACAGCGCGGGCGACGGGGAGGCCCGGGAGCCGCGACGCGGCGTTCACGGCGTCGCCCACGAAGGGCGATGGCGGCTTCAGCAACATGACGGTggcgggcggcgacggGTCGTTGAGCCGGATCCGCAACCGCTTCTCGCCGGTGAAGGAGCGCAAGCCGATCCTGGCGTCCGAACAGGAGGACGGGGCGGCGACGCGGCAGAATCTCCTTGCCAAGTTGCAGCGCGAGGAGGACGTGACGCAGGTGACGCGGCGGAACACGCGGCAAAACTCCGAGGCATCGAGGTACAAGGTGGGCAAGAGCCAGATCGTGACCCGCAGCAGGAACGTCAAGTTCGAGCTTCCAGAAGATAGGATGATCGCGATTGAGTTACAGAACCTTAAGCAGCTTATACACACGCTAATTGAGAGGCAGGACCAGCTTGAAGACAGGCTCACGCggctggaggagcagcCGTAG
- the REX3 gene encoding RNA exonuclease (Syntenic homolog of Saccharomyces cerevisiae YLR107W (REX3)), whose protein sequence is MAVLRPVDMRMQPAPYEGRMKVIHKILEQLQKYRPRKANLEGLAVQWEHEVAKRSSSKHGYMFNASLLLRDIARHKGNLNRQGRYEAPAPQVSKAEVLAALRNLVLSEQVLSENGYVTAQDALESAAEEKEGLETCVRCLKKFDVRDIMVPTQCQFHVLKEQYNKDMRTFQYRCCGEIGTSCTPFALGCKTLEHHVFRPCTYAAMSKLLPFRNTRGVEGETNVLALDCEMAYTSCGYELIRLTVVEFWTNAVLFDEIVQPLGEIIDLNTQFSGVHEIDRAVAKTFEEAREVFLSPAMINENSILIGHGLENDLNVLRIIHDKIIDTAILYPNGKFKSSLRNLAFQELSRRIQTGEHDSSEDAIAAMDVVKHKLGIPLDRKTW, encoded by the coding sequence ATGGCTGTTCTGCGCCCTGTAGATATGCGGATGCAGCCTGCCCCATACGAGGGCCGGATGAAAGTGATCCATAAGATACTTGAACAGCTCCAGAAATATAGACCGCGGAAGGCCAACCTGGAGGGTCTGGCCGTGCAATGGGAGCACGAGGTGGCCAAGCGGTCCAGCTCGAAGCACGGGTACATGTTCAATGCGAGCTTGCTACTGCGTGACATCGCGCGGCACAAAGGTAACCTGAATCGACAGGGGCGATACGAGGCGCCGGCACCGCAGGTGAGTAAGGCAGAGGTGCTGGCCGCGCTACGGAACCTGGTGCTGAGCGAGCAGGTGCTGTCCGAGAATGGCTATGTCACGGCGCAGGACGCTTTGGAGAgcgcggcggaggagaAAGAGGGTCTGGAGACGTGTGTCAGGTGCCTGAAGAAGTTCGATGTGCGCGACATCATGGTGCCCACGCAGTGCCAGTTCCACGTGCTGAAGGAGCAGTATAACAAGGACATGCGGACATTCCAGTACCGCTGCTGTGGCGAGATAGGCACCTCCTGCACGCCGTTTGCGCTGGGGTGCAAAACGCTGGAGCACCACGTGTTCCGGCCCTGCACGTACGCCGCCATGTCGAAGCTGTTGCCGTTCCGCAACACGCGCGGGGTGGAGGGCGAGACGAACgtgctggcgctggacTGCGAGATGGCATACACTTCCTGCGGGTACGAGCTGATCCGTCTGACGGTGGTCGAGTTCTGGACAAACGCCGTGCTCTTTGACGAGATCGTGCAGCCACTGGGCGAGATCATCGACCTCAACACCCAGTTCAGCGGCGTCCACGAGATAGACCGCGCTGTGGCGAAGACATTTGAGGAGGCGAGGGAGGTATTTTTGTCGCCGGCGATGATTAACGAGAACAGCATACTGATTGGCCACGGCCTGGAAAACGACCTGAACGTATTACGGATTATACATGATAAAATTATTGATACAGCTATATTATACCCGAATGGTAAGTTCAAGTCCTCCCTCCGGAATCTAGCCTTTCAGGAGCTCAGTAGACGGATCCAGACGGGCGAGCACGACAGCTCAGAGGACGCCATTGCAGCAATGGACGTCGTCAAGCATAAGCTGGGCATCCCGCTCGACCGCAAGACGTGGTAG
- the DPB4 gene encoding DNA polymerase epsilon noncatalytic subunit (Syntenic homolog of Saccharomyces cerevisiae YDR121W (DPB4)), whose protein sequence is MVCGESNAAAISAKYVDNDPLQRPAARATPANESHICDLMPPKGWKKDAQGNYPTTSYIKEQEKLTVDDLLFPRSIITSLAKDAVHQAVQTAEQDPRVMLSKDASLALQRSSTVFVNHLLMHARQIAQSNDRKSCSGEDVLKALDQIGLAGFESVVRERVVEYEKEVQRRRAEKTPAADEGQAEEGDAADEEEGSHKRAKLDEH, encoded by the coding sequence ATGGTCTGCGGCGAGAGTAACGCGGCGGCCATCTCCGCGAAATATGTTGACAACGATCCCCTTCAGCGGCCAGCAGCCAGGGCAACGCCGGCGAACGAGAGTCATATCTGCGATCTAATGCCTCCCAAGGGTTGGAAGAAGGACGCACAGGGGAACTACCCCACAACGTCATACATAAAAGAGCAGGAGAAGCTAACGGTTGATGACTTGCTCTTCCCGAGGTCCATTATTACATCGCTGGCCAAGGACGCGGTACACCAGGCCGTGCAGACCGCGGAACAGGATCCGCGCGTGATGCTGTCGAAGGACGCGTCGCTGGCGTTGCAGCGGTCGTCGACAGTGTTTGTGAACCACCTGCTGATGCATGCACGTCAGATCGCACAGAGTAACGACCGCAAGTCCTGCAGCGGGGAGGACGTGCTGAAGGCGCTGGACCAAATCGGACTGGCGGGCTTTGAATCCGTGGTGCGAGAGCGGGTTGTGGAGTACGAGAAGGAGGtgcagcgccgccgcgcggaAAAGACGCCGGCTGCGGACGAGGGGCAGGCCGAGGAGGGTGACGCcgcggacgaggaggagggcaGTCACAAGCGCGCGAAGCTTGACGAGCATTAA